Proteins from a genomic interval of Zingiber officinale cultivar Zhangliang chromosome 1B, Zo_v1.1, whole genome shotgun sequence:
- the LOC122035705 gene encoding uncharacterized protein LOC122035705: MAAANMKMKMQLRKGSEVEVQRWDGDSYSWLSADVVSGNGRTYLVRIHGATTSQAAVLERVARKFIRPTPVPVGLRALYSWSTGDEVEAFVDHAWCPAVVTAVGYGKVVVYLHGKMKKIRVRTCELRLRRQWDGNQWTLLDKKPREAIISREFPAAADSHNVAG, encoded by the exons ATGGCGGCGGCGAACATGAAGATGAAGATGCAGCTGAGGAAGGGGAGCGAGGTTGAGGTCCAGCGGTGGGACGGCGACTCCTACTCCTGGCTCTCCGCCGACGTCGTCTCCGGCAATGGCCGCACCTACCTCGTCCGCATCCACGGGGCAACTACGTCCCAGGCCGCGGTACTCGAGCGAGTCGCTCGAAAGTTTATTAGGCCGACGCCGGTCCCGGTTGGCCTCCGCGCCCTCTACTCCTGGAGCACCGGCGACGAGGTGGAGGCGTTCGTGGACCACGCCTGGTGCCCGGCGGTGGTTACCGCCGTCGGCTACGGGAAGGTCGTTGTCTACCTTCACGGGAAGATGAAAAAAATCAGAGTCCGCACGTGCGAGCTTCGGCTGAGGAGGCAGTGGGACGGCAATCAGTGGACGCTTCTCGATAAG AAACCGAGGGAGGCGATTATTTCCCGTGAATTCCCGGCGGCGGCTGATTCACATAACGTTGCCGGCTAG